The following nucleotide sequence is from Salinigranum halophilum.
GGTGAGGAGGTCCCACCACCAGATGGCGGTGTACACCTCGTAGGCGAGGCCGCCGAAGTGGAGGGCACAGACGACGAGCGAGTACGCGACGAGCGCGACCCAGACGATACCGAGGGAGGGCGAATCGGTGGCTGCGTACCGTGATGACATGGTTTGGGGGACCGTCCGGCGTGGCTGAGTGGGGAGGGCGCTGGACGTGGTCACCACGTCGACACATCGCGTTAAATCCTTTGTGAACTCAGCCGCTTTCGACGACGCTCACCGCTGCCAGTACTCCGGGGTGAGCAGCACGAGCACGGGGATAATCTCGAGGCGGCCGGCCCACATGAGTCCGATCATGAACAGCTTACTGACGTTCGAGAAGTCCAGATACGACCCCATCGGGCCGAGGCTCCCGAAGCCCGGCCCGACGTTCCCGAGCGTCGATGCGACGGCGCTCATCGCCTCCAGGACCGACAGCGACTGGCCGACCCTCGTCGCGTCGAGGAACAACAGCACCGTGGCCACGAAGAACATGACGAGATAGAGGAGCGTGAAGGCGTAGATACCCCGGACGGCCCGCTCGTCGAGCGCGTTCCCACCGAGGCGGACGGGTCGCACGGCGTCCGGGTGGGCGGTCGTGAACAGCTCTCGACGGATGGACTTCAGGATGACGTACCAGCGGACGATCTTGATACCACCGCCCGTCGACCCGGCCGACCCGCCGATGAACATCGCGAAGAGGACGAGGTACTGCGCCGGTGCGGACCACGCGTTGAAGTCGATGCTCGCGTACCCCGTGGTCGTGACGATGGCGACCGCCTGAAACAGCGCGTGGCGAACCGCGGGCTCGACGCTGCCGACGACTGCCCCGCGGACCGTTCCGAGGTAGGCCGCATCGAACGTGCCGCCGTCCGGCGCGGCGGTGACGAAGCCGGCACCGGTGAAGAGCAAGCCCGCGCCGACCGCCCCGACGACGGCGAGCACTCCCGCGTAGACGCGGAACTCGGCGTCGCGAAACAGCCGTTTCGGCTCACCAGTGAGCATGTGCCAGAAGAGCGCGAAGTTGGTCCCGGCTGCGATCATGAACGGGATGATGACCCACTGCGCCGCGGCCGAGAACGCCTCGATGCTTCGGGCCTCCGGCGAGAACCCGCCGGTCGGCATCGTCGTCAGCCCGTGTGCGATGGCGTTGTACGCGTCCATGTTCGGTGCCATGCCGCCGACGTGGAGGCCGTAGAGGAGGCCGATCTCGAGGACCGTGAAGCCGAGGTAGGCCCCCCAGAGCGCCCGCGCCGTCTCGGCGATGCGCGGCGTGAGCTTCTCGATGCCCGGCCCTGGTGCCTCGGCGTCCATCAACTGCGCGCCGCCGACAGAGAGTTCCGGGAGAATCGCGACCGCGAGGACGACGATACCCATCCCGCCGAGCCACTGGGTGAGCTGTCGCCACATCATGATTCCACGGGTGTGGGTCTCGAACGAGATGTCGCCGAGCACCGTCGCGCCCGTGGTGGTGAACCCCGACATGGACTCGAACAGCGCGTTCGCGGGACTGCCGAGCGTCGACGTGGGGTGGACGGGGGTCACGACCGGGGGGAGCCCGTGCGCCTCGACGAAGTACGGGATGGCACCGACGACACTGACGGCGAGCCACGTCACCCCGACCATCAAGAACCCCTCGCGAGCGAGGAGGTCCGGGTCGGGTTCGAGGCGTTCGAGACCGACACCGACGACGACGGTCACGACCATGGTCACCACGAAGGGGAGCACCGTCTCGCCGTAGATGAGCGCCGTCACCAGCGGGATGAGGAGGGGCACGGCGAGATACTTCAGCACCGTCCCGACGAGACTGAGACTCGCCCGGTAGTTGACGCGGAGTTTCACGGCCGCTCACCTGCTGTCCGATACACACCGGGACGTGTGCCGAGTGGCTCTTTAGGCTACCGAAACCTCGTTACGCCGGCTGGACCGGGTCTCGCGACGGCAGGAACTCGTCGAGCACCGCGCGCTCGGCGGCCCGGAGCGTCTCGGCGAACGCGGACGATGAGACCCCGAGACGCGTCGCGACCGTCTCGGCCGACGCCTCCCGGGGATACTCGAAGTAGCCCATCCGGTAGGCGGTCTCGACGACCTCGCGCTGGCGGTCGGTGAGTCGCGTCCGGTCGACGACCGTCGTGTCGGTGCGTCGGGTTCGACGCTCGCCGGCGACGAGCCGACGGAGTTCGACGTCGAAGGCCTCGTCGAGCGTCGCGACGACCTGCCGGACGGTCGCCCGGTCGGGCGCGTGGAAGGCGATGACGAGTTCGCCGTCGACGGCGCGGACACTGGTCGGCGGGCACCCCGCCGCCTCGAGCCGTTCGCAGGGACAGCCCAGCTCACACGGTTGGGTGGTCCGGTACACCACCTCGTCGTCGGTCTCGAACACCGGCGTCCCGACCGCCTCGGCTCCGCGGGGGACGCGATACTCGTCGAGGCGCTGGCCGTCGACCACCGCCCGCGAGACGTGGTCGATGCCGCCGTCGACGTCGACGGAGGCGGCGGCGACCGGGCAGTGCGACGGACACGCGACGGCGACTTCGACGCGAAGGCCCTCGGTCATGTGCGGGTGGAGCCGGCTCGGCTACAAGACTGTTGCTCGCGCAGTATCACTGCTGAGAGCGAGTATATAACTCCCCGCAGTATCACGGGCGGAGAGAGATACGGGTCGACGGGGAATCGACACTCATCGACCGGGTCCGCCGACCGGCGGGCTCACAGGACCTCACCGTGTCACACACCACCTCTCACTCGACGGAACGGACGGGCGTCACCGATACCGACAGGCGAGAGCTCGACGGACAGGCGCTGGCGGCCGATATCGGTATCGACAGCCGAGAGTTAGCGCGCCGAACGTCGTTCCTCGACCTCACGGCGGCGGACGTGGACCGACTCACCGACATGGCCGACGTCGTCGACGACGCCGCGCCCGCGCTGGTCGAGACGTTCTACGACAGACTGCAGTCGGACGCCGAGGCCGCGGCGGTCCTCGACCGGTCGTCGCTCCCGCTCGACGCGCTGAAACGCTCGCAGGCGACGTACCTCCGTGGCCTCGTCGGGGGTGACTACGACCTCGAGTACGTGGCGCGACGGGCCAGAGTCGGGAAGGTCCACGACATGCTCGGCCTCGGCCCGGAGCTGTACCTCGGCGCGTACAGCGTCTACTACGAGGGGCTCACTCGGGCCGTCGGTGACGACGCCGTCGCTCGGTACGGCGCTGTCGACGGCGATGGCGACGACGAGCGCGAGGCCGCCGTCCGCGACGCCGTCGACGAGGTCGTCGAGCGCGTCACCTCGCTGTTGAAAATCGTCTCGTTCGACCAGGCCATCGCGATGGAAACGTACATCGAGTCGTACGCGTCCCGGCTGGAGACCGCCCTGGAACGACACGAACAGTTGGCGAGCGACGTCGAGCGCGAGGTCGAAGCTCCCGTCGAGTCGCTCCAGGAGACCGCCGCGCGGGTCGCCGACCGCTCCGGGCAGATAGACGACCACGCCGCCGGCCTCACAGAGCGGGCCGGGACGGTCACCGCGGAGGTGTCGAACCTGAGCGCGACCGTCGAAGAGATCGCAGCGACGGCCGACGAGGTGGAGACGAAGAGCACGGAGGCCGAGCGCCTCGCTAGTCGTGGGCACGACTCGGCGACGGCTGCCGCCTCGGCGATGGCCGACGTGAACGCGGCGGCGGCCGACGTCGCTGCCGACGTCGAGGCGCTCGAGGCTCGCGTCGACCACATCGACGACATCGTCGAGGTGATCGACTCCATCGCGGACCAGACGAACATCCTCGCGCTCAACGCGAGCATCGAGGCCGCCCGCGCCGGCGAGGCGGGCGACGGCTTCGCCGTCGTCGCCGACGAGGTGAAATCCCTCGCCGGGGAGGCCCAGTCGCAGGCGCGACAGATCGAGGCGACAGTGGCGGAGATACAGGCCGACACGGCCGAGACGGTGTCGAGCCTCGACCACGCGACAGCGCGTGTGGCGACGGGGCTCGACCAGGTCGACGACGCCCAGTCCGACCTCGAAGAGATCGCCGGGGCGGTTCGTGAGACCGCAGCGGGCATCAGGAGCGTCGCCGAGGCGACCGACGAGCAGGCGTCGAGCACCGAGGCCGTCGCGAGTATGGCCGACGACGTCGCCGACGCGGCGGCGGAGGTCTCTGCGGGCGTGGGGGACATCGCCGCGGCGAACGAGCGCCAGGCGTCGATGGTCGAAGACGTCCGCGCGGCGACAGAACGGCTCACGACGTCAGAAGACACGTAGCGCCGCCGAGCACGGCGCGTGACGTCACAACAGCTTCGAGACCTTGTCGCTGACCGCCGTATCGACGAAGACGACCACGTGGTCGCCAGGCTGGATGTGTGTGTTCCCCCGGGGGACGATGAACTCGCGGTCACGGGTGATCGCGCCGATGACGACGCCCTCAGGGAGCGACGACACCGACTCCTGAATCGGCTTCCCCGCGAGGATACTCTCGGCGTCGACCTCTATCTCCAGCACCTCTGCCTTGTCGGACTCGATGAGGGCGACGTTCTCGGCACCGCCTTCGCGGGTGAACCGGGTGATCTCCTCGGCGACGACCTCGCGGGGGGAGACGCCGACGTCGATACCGACGGCCTCGAACAGTTCGACGTAGGCGGTGGTGTCGATGACGGCGACGGTGCGCTCGACGCCCAGCCGCTGGGCCAGGAGGGAGACGAGGAGGTTCTTCTCGTCGGAGTCGAGCGCGGCGATGAGCATGTCCGCGTCGCCGATGTGTTCGCGCTCGAGGAAGTCGAGGTTCGTCGCGTCCGACTCCATCACCACCGTGTTCGGGAGGTCCTCGGCGAGTTCGCGCGCCCGTTCGGCCTCCCGTTCGATGAGTCGGGGACTGAAGCCGCGTTCTTCGAGCAGTCGCGCGACGTGGAAGCCGATTTCCGACCCACCGACGACGACGACCTCCTCGGCCGTGCCGGGCGACTCCTCGGGCGCGACGGTCGTGGCGAACTCCTGGACCGACTTGGGCGAGCCGATGACGACGACGCGGTCACCAGCTTCGATGACCGTCTCCCCACGGGGAATGTCGACGTTGCCGTTGCGGAGGATGGCGGCGAACGTGAGCGCGTCGAACCGGTCGGCCTGCGCGACGGTCTGTCCGGCGATGGGACTGCCCTCGTCGACCTCGAACTCGGCCATCTGGACGCGGCCCCCGGCGAAGGGGTCGACGTCGCGTGCAGCGGGGAGGCCGACCACGCGGACGATGGCCTCGGCGGTGAGCAGGTTCGTACACACCATGAAGTCGATGCCGAAGGCCTTCTCCGAGCGCTGCCACGTCCAGAGGTACTCCGTGTTCTTGATGCGGGCGATGGTGAACGCGTCGGAGATGGCCTTCACCGTCGAGCAGGCGACGATGTTCGTCTCGTCGTCGTCGGTCGAGGCGATGACCATGTCCGCGTCGTCGATACCGGCCTCTTCGAGCGTCGAGACTGCCGTCCCGTCGCCCTGAATCGCCAACACGTCGAGCGAGTAGTTCAACTCCTCGACGCGGGTCGGGTCACACTCGACGACGACGACTTCGTGTGTCGAGTCGAGGTCGGCCGCGATGGACGACCCGACCTGTCCGGCACCGATGATGACTACGCGCACCGTCTGCCACCCATATCCCGTTCTTCGACACGGGCCGTGTATCAGTATTTCTGTTCGGCACTCACGGCCGCGTTCGCCGGCCTCGGCCCGCCTCGCCTACGATGGCCGGCGTTCGACGACGAGTTCGACGTCTCGATGTCGTCCCTCGATGTCGGCGACGATGCGCTCGACGACCTGCTGGGCCTCCTTCACGAGCACGGGCTTGATCTTGTCGACGACGAAGTCGAACGACACGAACCGCGGGAGGTCCAGCGTACCGTTGCGGGCCGTCTGAGGGTCGAACGACACGTCGAGGGTGACTCGACACGCCGCCTCGGCGTCCGCGGGGGCGTCGTCGGGGAGTTCGTCCAACTCCTCGACCTGCCAGTCGCCGTGGGCCTTGAGGTCTTTCACGATACGCCAGTCGATGCGCCACGGCGGGTCCGTGTCGACGACCTCCGACCGGAGGGTGTAGGTGAGCTTCCACCACGCGAAGCGCATGTCGTAGCGCGTCCCCGCTCCGCCATCGCCGCGCTGATGGACGTCTTTGAGATACTCGGAGTACTTGGGATAGCGCGGGAAGTCCGCGAGGAAGTCGTACACCTCCTCGGGAGGCAGGTAGACGACGGTGCTGACGACGATCTCGTCCACGTTCTCCGGTAGGCGGCGGAGCACAAAACCCTGTGGGCCCGACCCGCGCGACACCGTCGCCGACCTGACGACACTCACCGAACGGGACGCACGACCGGGGGTGGTCGGAGTCCCGTGCCGGACGCGGACGACACACAAATCAACGACCCGGGCCAACGACCCGCATGAACGCTTCCGACTTCGATGCGGACGTGCTCGTCGTCGGCGGGGGCGTCGCCGGCCTCACCGCGGCGACGTTCACCGCCCGTGCCGGACTCGACACGCTCGTTCTGCACGACGGCGAGTCCATCCTCCGCCGCAACGCCCACCTGGAGAACGTCCCGGGCTTCCCCGCCGGGGTGAACCCGCGGCTGTACGCCGACCTCCTCGAGGAGCAGGCCGAGCGAAACGGCGTCACCATCGAACCGGGCCGCGGGGGGGGGGGGGGGGGGGGGGGGGGGGGGGGGGGGGGGGGGGCGCCCCCCCGGGCCCGGGGGGGCGCCCCCNNNNNNNNNNATCGAACCGGGCCGCGTCGAACGAGTCGTCTCGACGGCGTCGGGCTTCCGGGTCTCGACCGCCGCGGGCGACTCGTTCGACGCCCGGTACGTCGTCGCCGCTTCGTGGAGCGATGCCTCGTATCTCCCCGAGGACGTCGCGGCGCGTGCACGAGGCTCGAAGACGTTCGTTGACGAGGACGGCGTCGGCCGAACCTCGGTCGCGGGCCTCTACGCCACGGGTCGCCTCGCCGACACGTACCATCAGGCGGTCGTCGCCGCGGGTCACGGGGCGGCCGTGGGCATCACGCTCGTCCACGACTCGAACACGCCCTTCTACAACGACTGGGTCACGCCCGAGGGGTACTTCACCGACCGGGGAAGAGACGTTCCTCCCGGATGTGAGGAAATCGACGCCGAAGAACAGGCGCGGCGGCAGGCCGAATCGAGAGCGGTTATGCGCGAACAGTTCGCCGAACCACACGAGCAGCGACAACGGACTCACCCCTCGCTCGTCGACGACGACCGGGGGCGCGTCGACCCGTCGTGGGACGTGACGGTCGACTGATAGCTCTTCGTACGCGAGGGCGCAGGCGCGACCGTCGGGGGGTCCCCCTCGACCGACCCGACGGTTTTTATCGGGGACCGACCCACTTCGTGGTAGATGCTCGAAGGAGTCAACGTCGCGCTCGGCGTCTCGGGCTCGATTGCGGCCGTGAAGTGCGTCGAACTCGCGCACGAACTCCGCCGCCACGGTGCCTCGGTTCGAGGCGTGATGACGCCCGCAGCCCGTGGCATCATCCACCCCTGGGCGCTGGAGTTCGCCACCGAGCGCGACGTCGTCACCGAGATTACGGGACGCGTCGAGCACGTCGAGTTGTGCGGCAGAGAGGGCTGGGCCGACGTCCTCCTCCTCGCGCCGGCCACCGCCAACACGGTCGGGAAGGTCGCCGGTGCGGTCGACGACACGCCGGTGACCACCTGTGCGACGACGGCTCTCGGGGCCGGCGTGCCGGTCGTCTGCGCGCCGGCGATGCACGAACCGATGTACGACCACCCGGGCGTGATGGACGCGCTGGGCCAGTTAGACGAGTGGGGCGTCGAGTTCGTCGACCCTCGTCTCGAAGAGGGGAAGGCGAAGATCGCGACCGAGGACGCCATCGTCACGGGCGTCGCCCGCGCGGTTTCGGAGCGACCCCTCGCTGGCCGGCACGTCGTCGTCACGGCGGGAGCCACTGCCGAGTCGGTCGACCCGGTCCGCCTCTTGACGAACCGTTCCTCGGGGAAGATGGGCCGGGCGCTCGCCCGAGCGTGCCACGCTCGGGGTGCGACCGTCACCCTCGTCCACGGCACGGGGAGCACGAAACCCGACGTCGATACTCACTACGCCGACGTCGAGTGGGTCGAGTCGAGCGAGGAGATGCTCGACGCGACGCTCGACGCCTGTGCGGGCGCGGACGTGCTGGCGTCGGCGGCGGCGATTTCGGACTTCACGGTCGAGATGGCGGACGAGAAGATTCGCTCGGGCGAAGCCCGCACGCTCGACCTCCACCCCGCGCCGAAGCTCATCGACACGGTCCGAGAGCGGTATCCTGACCTCGCCATCGTCGGCTTCAAAACCG
It contains:
- a CDS encoding TrkH family potassium uptake protein, producing the protein MKLRVNYRASLSLVGTVLKYLAVPLLIPLVTALIYGETVLPFVVTMVVTVVVGVGLERLEPDPDLLAREGFLMVGVTWLAVSVVGAIPYFVEAHGLPPVVTPVHPTSTLGSPANALFESMSGFTTTGATVLGDISFETHTRGIMMWRQLTQWLGGMGIVVLAVAILPELSVGGAQLMDAEAPGPGIEKLTPRIAETARALWGAYLGFTVLEIGLLYGLHVGGMAPNMDAYNAIAHGLTTMPTGGFSPEARSIEAFSAAAQWVIIPFMIAAGTNFALFWHMLTGEPKRLFRDAEFRVYAGVLAVVGAVGAGLLFTGAGFVTAAPDGGTFDAAYLGTVRGAVVGSVEPAVRHALFQAVAIVTTTGYASIDFNAWSAPAQYLVLFAMFIGGSAGSTGGGIKIVRWYVILKSIRRELFTTAHPDAVRPVRLGGNALDERAVRGIYAFTLLYLVMFFVATVLLFLDATRVGQSLSVLEAMSAVASTLGNVGPGFGSLGPMGSYLDFSNVSKLFMIGLMWAGRLEIIPVLVLLTPEYWQR
- a CDS encoding helix-turn-helix domain-containing protein, translating into MTEGLRVEVAVACPSHCPVAAASVDVDGGIDHVSRAVVDGQRLDEYRVPRGAEAVGTPVFETDDEVVYRTTQPCELGCPCERLEAAGCPPTSVRAVDGELVIAFHAPDRATVRQVVATLDEAFDVELRRLVAGERRTRRTDTTVVDRTRLTDRQREVVETAYRMGYFEYPREASAETVATRLGVSSSAFAETLRAAERAVLDEFLPSRDPVQPA
- a CDS encoding globin-coupled sensor protein; this encodes MSHTTSHSTERTGVTDTDRRELDGQALAADIGIDSRELARRTSFLDLTAADVDRLTDMADVVDDAAPALVETFYDRLQSDAEAAAVLDRSSLPLDALKRSQATYLRGLVGGDYDLEYVARRARVGKVHDMLGLGPELYLGAYSVYYEGLTRAVGDDAVARYGAVDGDGDDEREAAVRDAVDEVVERVTSLLKIVSFDQAIAMETYIESYASRLETALERHEQLASDVEREVEAPVESLQETAARVADRSGQIDDHAAGLTERAGTVTAEVSNLSATVEEIAATADEVETKSTEAERLASRGHDSATAAASAMADVNAAAADVAADVEALEARVDHIDDIVEVIDSIADQTNILALNASIEAARAGEAGDGFAVVADEVKSLAGEAQSQARQIEATVAEIQADTAETVSSLDHATARVATGLDQVDDAQSDLEEIAGAVRETAAGIRSVAEATDEQASSTEAVASMADDVADAAAEVSAGVGDIAAANERQASMVEDVRAATERLTTSEDT
- the trkA gene encoding Trk system potassium transporter TrkA, translating into MRVVIIGAGQVGSSIAADLDSTHEVVVVECDPTRVEELNYSLDVLAIQGDGTAVSTLEEAGIDDADMVIASTDDDETNIVACSTVKAISDAFTIARIKNTEYLWTWQRSEKAFGIDFMVCTNLLTAEAIVRVVGLPAARDVDPFAGGRVQMAEFEVDEGSPIAGQTVAQADRFDALTFAAILRNGNVDIPRGETVIEAGDRVVVIGSPKSVQEFATTVAPEESPGTAEEVVVVGGSEIGFHVARLLEERGFSPRLIEREAERARELAEDLPNTVVMESDATNLDFLEREHIGDADMLIAALDSDEKNLLVSLLAQRLGVERTVAVIDTTAYVELFEAVGIDVGVSPREVVAEEITRFTREGGAENVALIESDKAEVLEIEVDAESILAGKPIQESVSSLPEGVVIGAITRDREFIVPRGNTHIQPGDHVVVFVDTAVSDKVSKLL
- a CDS encoding type II toxin-antitoxin system RatA family toxin, which codes for MDEIVVSTVVYLPPEEVYDFLADFPRYPKYSEYLKDVHQRGDGGAGTRYDMRFAWWKLTYTLRSEVVDTDPPWRIDWRIVKDLKAHGDWQVEELDELPDDAPADAEAACRVTLDVSFDPQTARNGTLDLPRFVSFDFVVDKIKPVLVKEAQQVVERIVADIEGRHRDVELVVERRPS
- a CDS encoding FAD-binding protein, with the translated sequence MNASDFDADVLVVGGGVAGLTAATFTARAGLDTLVLHDGESILRRNAHLENVPGFPAGVNPRLYADLLEEQAERNGVTIEPGRGGGGGGGGGGGGGGAPPRARGGAP
- the coaBC gene encoding bifunctional phosphopantothenoylcysteine decarboxylase/phosphopantothenate--cysteine ligase CoaBC — encoded protein: MLEGVNVALGVSGSIAAVKCVELAHELRRHGASVRGVMTPAARGIIHPWALEFATERDVVTEITGRVEHVELCGREGWADVLLLAPATANTVGKVAGAVDDTPVTTCATTALGAGVPVVCAPAMHEPMYDHPGVMDALGQLDEWGVEFVDPRLEEGKAKIATEDAIVTGVARAVSERPLAGRHVVVTAGATAESVDPVRLLTNRSSGKMGRALARACHARGATVTLVHGTGSTKPDVDTHYADVEWVESSEEMLDATLDACAGADVLASAAAISDFTVEMADEKIRSGEARTLDLHPAPKLIDTVRERYPDLAIVGFKTETSGDDEAMVEEARRIMDRSALAFVVANDASVMGSEETRALFVSRDSSDAFVGSKLALGVEITDELVRVLADGTP